Below is a genomic region from Candidatus Hydrogenedentota bacterium.
ACGTTCGCATCGTTGATGGCGCGGGCCATCTTGGCGGAGAAAACGGATTCCACGCATACCGCGTTCACGCCCTTGAACTTGTTCGCGACGATGCACATCCCCGCGCCGGTGCCGCAGAAAAGGATGCCGCGCTCCGCCTCGCCGCTTTGCAGGAGCCTGGCCGCGGCAGGCGCCGCGTCATAATACGGCACATCCTTGTCCTTCGCTGCCCCAACGTCCCGCACGGTGTATCCCTTCCTTTCCAGATGTTCCCGGATGGCGTCCTTGAGTTCGACGGCGAAGGGGTCTGCTGCGAGAACGATGTTCATGGCGTGTTCCTCACTTGCGTTGGTTTCGGGCATGCATGCCGCCATCGTGGCGGCCCCAAGCCCGGCTTGGAGAAAGGTGCGGCGTTTCACAGTGCATGCCTCGTACTGGTTTGCGGCAGGCCTCTGCCGCGGGCGCCGCAATGGCGCGGCTCTCAGTTTGCAGAGACCATGCATCGGCCATCATCCCGCGCGTCATAGCATCCCGCCGGTATCGAGTTCAATTCTCCGGCCGCGAAAGGGTATATTGCTGTTGTGTCGTGCGTGCGCAGCGCCGCTTTCACGTCGAAAGACGGGGAAGCAGGATTGCTCCCGCGGGCGCCCGTGTCAGGATGAACAGAGTGGAAGGCAGGTCATTCCCGTCGATGAAGCGTCGCGAAGCAGCGGCTTCGCCTCAGAAGACCGGAAGGACGCCTGCCGCCCGCAATCGGGAAGGGGACGCAGTTGAAACATCCGGAAATAAGGCTGATCGAGAAATTTCTTACGGACATAAGTGCCTATGTTCGAGAACATTATGTGGCCCGGGAACGGCTCGCGGTCGCGACCAAGAATAACGCAAGCGACTTGCTCACGGAAGTCGATCTGACCGTGCAGCGACGTGCTGTCGAGGCCATCAATCGCGCGTTTCCACGTGACGACTTTGTCGGCGAGGAAGAAGGACTGGCCCGAATTCCGGCGCACCCGGACGGCCGCTGCTGGGTCATGGACCCTATCGACGGCACCTACAATTTCGTGCGCGGCATGATGCCCATGTTCGGCGTTTCGCTGGCATTCGTTGAGCACGGCGTGCCACAGGCCGGAGGCGTGCTCATGCCCGTGACGGGCGATCTGCTTCTGGCGGAGCGCGGAGGCGGCGCCTACCGGAACGGACAACGCTTGCGGGTGTCCACCGTTCGCACGCTCGAAGAGTGTTCGCTGGGCGTCGATTTCGGCGATGGAAACGACCGGATAGTGTTGTTCGAAAGGAGCGGCGCGCTCCTGCGCGCGGTTGGGCAACTCCGGTGCTACGGCTGCGCGGTCCTGTCCCTATGCCAGATTGCCACGGGGGACGCGGACGCCTACGTGCATCTCACGCTGACGCCGTGGGACTATGCCGCCTCTCAGCTCCTCGTGGAAGAGGCGGGGGGACGCGCCTCCCGGCTGGACGGCAGTCCACTGCGGCTGTTCGACCGCAAGCGGGGCGTGCTTTTCAGTAACGGCGCGCTGCACGACACGATTGCGGAATTGGTTGGATGACCGTGTAAGGCCGACAGGAGGCATGCGTGGGCACTGTCTGTCTGTTATGATGTCGAATGCGTCGCAGGCAGTCTCAGATGGCGTTGCAGGACGAGGGCGAGAACGTGACTGACCGCGGATGACGCGCGTGAGGTGTTGGCCATGTCCGCTTCGAGTGCGTTTCTCATGGTGGCGGGGGTGATGACTGCCTGGATGTCCGCGCCGGGGGCTGTTCCTGCCGGTGCGGCGGATTCCGCGCCGTCAGCAAGCGTAGACAAGAAGTGCGGTTTCCTGGTCGAATTACAGGCACTGCCTGCCGCGCAGGTGTATGCCAAAACGCTGGCCGCGAAGGGAGGAGTCGCCGCGGCCGTATCCGCGACGCGCGAGCACCTGAATTACCTTGAACAGGCTCAGGATGGCTTCGTCAGCGCCGTGTCGCAGCGCTATCCTGAGGTGCGTTTCTTATACCGCGTGACCCGGTCGTTCAACGGCGTCGCGGTCGTGGCGGCGCCATCCGAAGCGGAAGCTATCGGTTGTCTGCCGGGCGTCCGACGCGTGCATCCGTTGCCGGTGCTGTATCCCGGCTTGACAACGAGTGTGCCGTTTCTGGACATGCCCGCCGTGTGGGGCGACGCGGCCTCGAGCCTGACGGGCCGCGGTGTCAGGATTGGCGTCATCGATACGGGTATCGACTATCTGCACCGCACTTTTGGCGGGCCGGGCGATTCCGAAAGCTACGTGTGGAACAACCGGGTAGTCATTGGAGACGCGCCGTATCCGAACGAGAAAGTCGTGGGCGGCTATGACTTCGCCGGCGAGTATTACAATCCTGAGGACCCGCTCTACTTCATTCCTGATCCCGATCGCGACCCGATAGACACCCGCGGCCACGGCACGCATGTCGCCTCCATCGCGGCGGGTTACGGGGTCACCGTGCTGCCGACCAGGCGTCACGGGCCCTACACCGCGGAGACCGGCTTTTCGCGCTATCAGCTTGGGCCGGGCGTGGCGCCGGAAGCGGAATTGTATGCGCTGAAGGTATTCGGCGACCAGGGCGGCACCCAACTCGTGCCGCAGGCGATTGACTGGGCCGTTGACCCGAACGGCGACGGCGACTTTTCCGATCATCTGGACGTCATTAATCTTTCGCTGGGCGCGCCTTATGCCGTATTGCCCGATGTCATGACGGTCGCATGCGATGCAGCCGCGCTGGCCGGCATCGTTGTCTGTGTGTCGGCGGGTAACAATGGCGATGTCTTCTTCGTGCTCGACACGCCCGGTGGTTCCGCGCGGGCCCTGTGCGTCGCGGCCTCGGAGGATAGCGACGCCTCATACGAGGGCACGGGTGCGCCTCTGATACCAGACAGCATCGCCTGGTTCTCCAGCCGCGGCCCCGTGCCTGACGGCGCCGGTATCTTGCTCAAGCCGGACATCTGCGCGCCCGGCGTGGGTATCACGGCGGCTCGCGCGCTATCCACGAACGAAGCCACCTTGACCATCGCGTACAATGGGACGTCGATGGCCGCGCCGCACGTGGCTGGCGTTATGGCGTTGTTGCGGCAACTGCACCCGGATTGGTCCGTCGCGGAGCTTAAAGCACTGGCGATGAACACCGCTCGCACCAACATCCACAACGGCGATCCGGCGGAGACGCCACGCGCCGGGCCGTCGCGCATGGGCGCGGGCCGCGTAGACCCCGCCTCGGCCATTGCTTCCGGCGCAATTGCGTACAACGCGGAACGTCCTGAAATTGTCAGCCTCACTTTTCAGACGAATGAAGTGCTTGACATTTCCCGGGAAACCTTGACTTGCCGCGTGGACAATAAGGGCGATACGGCCGCGCGCTTCACGGTGGGAGTGGACCCAGTAACCGTTGCGCCGGGCATCTCCATTCAACTCGGCAAAACGGATACCGGCTTCATCGCGCCTGGAGACTCTGTTACGTTTCCCGTGACGCTTACGGCGACCGCTTCGGACATGAAGCATGTCCGCAGCGCCGACGTTGCCGCAACCCAGACCGGCAACGTGAGGCAATGGATGACCGAGGCGTCCGGTTACATCACGCTTACACCGCGGGACAGCGGACCGGTATTACACGTGCCCTACTATGCCGCGCCCCGGCCCGCGGCGGCGATGCGCGCTGCGCAATCCTTCCTGAACGCCGCCGCGTCGCCCGAGGTAACCCTGCCGCTGACTGGCACGGCCCTCGAGGGCGGCGGCAATCCGCCGGAAGACGTCATTTCGCTTGTTACGCCGGCGGAGTTGCTTTGGATCAGTCCCGACGAGGACGACCCGCTGTGGCCGCACAATCCGGGCGACTTGCGGTTCGTCGGGATTCAAAGCGATTACCGGGAGGTGAATCAGGTCACGGCCCGCACTACCGTTACCTTCGTGATCGCGGCGCATGACGAGTGGCACACGCCGTCGAATGGGTACTATGAGGTGCGGATCGATGCCAACCGCGATGGTTTTCCCGACTACACCGTCTACAACGGGATCTTCTGGGAACCTTTTAGCGAGCAACCTTTTGAATACAGCGATGTCCTCATTACGGTGCGCGGCTTGTGGGACTCGCTCTATCAAGGCCTTGCAAACGGGTTGCCCTTGAACTACTTCGCGCCCACGGTGCGTCACACGGCGGTTTTTCGCAATAGTGTGCTTGTCTTGCCGGTTTCGGCGCATTCGATCGGGCTTCGCGATTCTGGAAGGTCCAGTTTTGACTTCTGGGTCGAGACGTATTTCTCTGCCCGCGCGTTCCGCGAGGAAAGACCCGACGACGCGTCCCCGGTCTTCTTCCACAACATCAAGCAGCCGGGTCTGCGATTTCCCGATAGCGTGGCGCCGCCGGTTATCGAAGACAAGCCCGGGGCCGGGATTCGCGTCGTCGTCGATGCCGAGGCCTACGCGCGAGACGCGGCGAAAGGCGTTCTGCTCCTTCACCATCACAATCGCAAAGGCGAGCGCGCCGAATGGATTAAGGTCGTCACCGCCGGCGACGGCGATCAGGACACGCTGCCCGATACCACCGAGGGTCTCGAAGACGCGGACGGCGACGGTTTGCCGAATCTGCTGGACCCCGATTCGGACAACGACGGCCTGCTTGACGCGGAGGAAGGCGCCGCGGACGCGGATGGGGACGGATGTCCTGATTTTCTGGACCTGGATTCGGACGGAGACACGTTGCCGGACGCGGTCGAGGGCCTGTCTGACGCGGACCGTGATGGAACCGACGATGCCTACGACCCGGATGCCGATGGAGACGGTCTCTTCGACGGCGCGGAAGGTCTGGAAGACGCGGACGGCGACGGCGTGCCTAATTACCTCGACTTGGACTCCGATGGGGATACGCTGCCCGACTGGCAAGAAGGGAAGGAAGACATTGACGGCGACGGCGTCCCAAATTTCCTGGACTTGGACTCAGACGGCGATGCCCTCTCCGATCAGGGCGAAACAAATTCCTGGAGAACGGACCCCTACGAGTTGGATACGGATGGCGACGGCATCGACGACGGCGAGGAGGCCGCGCAGGGCGCCGACCCCCTGGTTGCCGCGTTACCCCCGGCGCCGGAGCCCGTGCGCGCGACCATCGGCGCCTTCGCGGACCGCGTACAAATCTGGTGGCCCGCAGTGGCCGGCCGCACCAGTTACCGCGTGTTCCGGTCTGATGCGGGCGATGCTGGCACGGCGGTGCCGGTATCTGGCTGGCAGGAGAGGATCGTCTTCATCGATTACACGGCAGCGGCGCCGCGCCTCGTTCCGGCGGGCGGTTGCGGCGGCTTCCTCATGGAATACACCTATTACACCTATTTTGTCCAGGCGCGTAACCCGGGAGGAGAGGGGCCGCTGAGCGCGGGCGCACGCGGCTGCCTCGGCAATCCGCCGGAATAGTGCCGGTCATGAGGCCACGTGTTGACTGCGGGTGATTCGTTTCCTGCCTCCTCAGATACCCTTAACATCGCGGCGGATATTTGGTAAGATGACGTCTTGGGTGTTGTGTGCGTTCGTATGTCAGGAGGCGTGGAGGGAAATCCGCGCGGATATTTCGCCGTGGCGGCGGGCGGCGCACGGGGTAGTAGAGTGGAGACCTACCGCATCCCTGCCCGGTTGGGGCACGACGCGGCGGGGAACGCGTTGAACAGCGGGAGCGGCACGCTATGCCGAAGATTGCGGTTGTTGGGTGCGGCGGTATCATGGAGGAGCACTTCCGTCACCTTCAAGGGATGAGCGAGGTCTGCTTTGTAGGCCATTGCGACACGGACAAGGAGCGCGCGGAATCCGCCGCCGCCCGTTTCGGCGGAGAAGTCTTTTCCGACTCGGCGCTCATGTTCGATAAGACGAAGCCGGATGCCGTCTACGTGTGCGTGCCGCCCTTTGCCCGCGGCGCCATCGAGACGGCCGCGGCGGAGCGTGGCATTCATCTGTTCATCGAAAAGCCCGTCGCGCTGGACCGGACCACCGCCGCGCGGGTCGAGGCGGCCATCCGCAGATTCAAAGTCATGGCCAGTGTCGGTTACTGCTATCGCTACTGCGATTCGGTTACCAAGGCGCGTCAGTTGTTGAAGGGCAAGGCGGTCTCGCTGGTTTCCGCCTGGTATGCGTGCGGCATGCCGGAAGTGTGGTGGTGGCGGCAGCGCGCCAGGAGCGGCGGTCAAATCCTCGAGCAGACAACGCACCTGTTCGACCTTGTGCGCTACCTTTGCGGCGACGTAGCCGAGGTTTACGGCGTGGCTGCGCGCGGCTGCATGAACCAGGTGGACCAGTTCGATGTGGACGACAGCAGCGCCGTGACCATGCGGCTCAAGAGCGGCGCGGCGGTGTCCATCGTTTCCTCCTGTGTCGCCAATAACGGCGGTCAAACCGGACTGAAGATCGTGACTCCCGAAGCTACCAT
It encodes:
- a CDS encoding S8 family serine peptidase, which translates into the protein MSASSAFLMVAGVMTAWMSAPGAVPAGAADSAPSASVDKKCGFLVELQALPAAQVYAKTLAAKGGVAAAVSATREHLNYLEQAQDGFVSAVSQRYPEVRFLYRVTRSFNGVAVVAAPSEAEAIGCLPGVRRVHPLPVLYPGLTTSVPFLDMPAVWGDAASSLTGRGVRIGVIDTGIDYLHRTFGGPGDSESYVWNNRVVIGDAPYPNEKVVGGYDFAGEYYNPEDPLYFIPDPDRDPIDTRGHGTHVASIAAGYGVTVLPTRRHGPYTAETGFSRYQLGPGVAPEAELYALKVFGDQGGTQLVPQAIDWAVDPNGDGDFSDHLDVINLSLGAPYAVLPDVMTVACDAAALAGIVVCVSAGNNGDVFFVLDTPGGSARALCVAASEDSDASYEGTGAPLIPDSIAWFSSRGPVPDGAGILLKPDICAPGVGITAARALSTNEATLTIAYNGTSMAAPHVAGVMALLRQLHPDWSVAELKALAMNTARTNIHNGDPAETPRAGPSRMGAGRVDPASAIASGAIAYNAERPEIVSLTFQTNEVLDISRETLTCRVDNKGDTAARFTVGVDPVTVAPGISIQLGKTDTGFIAPGDSVTFPVTLTATASDMKHVRSADVAATQTGNVRQWMTEASGYITLTPRDSGPVLHVPYYAAPRPAAAMRAAQSFLNAAASPEVTLPLTGTALEGGGNPPEDVISLVTPAELLWISPDEDDPLWPHNPGDLRFVGIQSDYREVNQVTARTTVTFVIAAHDEWHTPSNGYYEVRIDANRDGFPDYTVYNGIFWEPFSEQPFEYSDVLITVRGLWDSLYQGLANGLPLNYFAPTVRHTAVFRNSVLVLPVSAHSIGLRDSGRSSFDFWVETYFSARAFREERPDDASPVFFHNIKQPGLRFPDSVAPPVIEDKPGAGIRVVVDAEAYARDAAKGVLLLHHHNRKGERAEWIKVVTAGDGDQDTLPDTTEGLEDADGDGLPNLLDPDSDNDGLLDAEEGAADADGDGCPDFLDLDSDGDTLPDAVEGLSDADRDGTDDAYDPDADGDGLFDGAEGLEDADGDGVPNYLDLDSDGDTLPDWQEGKEDIDGDGVPNFLDLDSDGDALSDQGETNSWRTDPYELDTDGDGIDDGEEAAQGADPLVAALPPAPEPVRATIGAFADRVQIWWPAVAGRTSYRVFRSDAGDAGTAVPVSGWQERIVFIDYTAAAPRLVPAGGCGGFLMEYTYYTYFVQARNPGGEGPLSAGARGCLGNPPE
- a CDS encoding RpiB/LacA/LacB family sugar-phosphate isomerase, with protein sequence MNIVLAADPFAVELKDAIREHLERKGYTVRDVGAAKDKDVPYYDAAPAAARLLQSGEAERGILFCGTGAGMCIVANKFKGVNAVCVESVFSAKMARAINDANVITLGAMIVAPWMAKAMADAWLETKHTEGLEEFAGFLKDACAKVNALDTGQE
- a CDS encoding inositol monophosphatase; the encoded protein is MKHPEIRLIEKFLTDISAYVREHYVARERLAVATKNNASDLLTEVDLTVQRRAVEAINRAFPRDDFVGEEEGLARIPAHPDGRCWVMDPIDGTYNFVRGMMPMFGVSLAFVEHGVPQAGGVLMPVTGDLLLAERGGGAYRNGQRLRVSTVRTLEECSLGVDFGDGNDRIVLFERSGALLRAVGQLRCYGCAVLSLCQIATGDADAYVHLTLTPWDYAASQLLVEEAGGRASRLDGSPLRLFDRKRGVLFSNGALHDTIAELVG
- a CDS encoding Gfo/Idh/MocA family oxidoreductase yields the protein MPKIAVVGCGGIMEEHFRHLQGMSEVCFVGHCDTDKERAESAAARFGGEVFSDSALMFDKTKPDAVYVCVPPFARGAIETAAAERGIHLFIEKPVALDRTTAARVEAAIRRFKVMASVGYCYRYCDSVTKARQLLKGKAVSLVSAWYACGMPEVWWWRQRARSGGQILEQTTHLFDLVRYLCGDVAEVYGVAARGCMNQVDQFDVDDSSAVTMRLKSGAAVSIVSSCVANNGGQTGLKIVTPEATIEFDRTTLRVCEGDVTTEYRSGADMYEEENKAFIDAITSGKRNRIRSTYSDARKTLMATLAANESIGSGLPQRP